A stretch of DNA from Oryzomicrobium terrae:
CCCTGATGGCGGTGTGGTGCGAGGACGAGGAAATCGTCTGCATCCACCCCGGCGGGCCGCGCCTGATCGGGCTGGCGGCGGTGCGCAGCGCCTGGCAGGCGATCTTCGACGGTCCCCGCTTCCGCCTGCGCGTCGCCCAGCGGGCCCGCTGGCAGAGTGGCCTGATGGCGGTGCACAACGTGGTTGAAGTGCCTTCCCTGGCCGATGACCCGGAAACCCAGGATCCGGTCTTCGCCACCAACGTCTACGTGCGCGGCGCCGACGGCTGGCGCCTGGTGGCCCACCACGCGGGACTGGGACCGGAAGCTGACGAGTCG
This window harbors:
- a CDS encoding YybH family protein — translated: MSESPRHHPRAHFPTPEDAEAAFYDAIERADLEALMAVWCEDEEIVCIHPGGPRLIGLAAVRSAWQAIFDGPRFRLRVAQRARWQSGLMAVHNVVEVPSLADDPETQDPVFATNVYVRGADGWRLVAHHAGLGPEADESPNAGDAPRVLH